A genome region from Leifsonia sp. Root112D2 includes the following:
- a CDS encoding ketopantoate reductase family protein codes for MKILMFGRGVIASAYGWALSRAGNEVDFYVRPGRSAMYGDSIDIDLRDLRRRPWGERVVGTWPVRYREELTSDHDYELIVVSVSHHRLAEAADFLAPRIGNATVLIFGNLWAEPLEAVAPLPADRLAWGFPGAGGGFGKDDVLRVGLSPTVVFGTLGQPPTPREQAVRRVFRGAGFSISEQSDIRGWLWIHFAFNAGMHSQGVRLGSLSHLIGAPKDLRDALLVAREMLPVVQKRGIDLDRHRMAVLPFRMPAGMTAAVMSWLINHIKALRTNLEAQSDPTAEEPRAICRDALADSRRFGVPVPRLEAAEKYFTAE; via the coding sequence ATGAAGATCCTGATGTTCGGCCGTGGCGTGATCGCGTCAGCGTACGGGTGGGCGCTCTCGCGTGCCGGAAACGAGGTCGATTTCTACGTGCGTCCGGGCCGTTCCGCGATGTACGGCGATTCGATCGACATCGATTTGCGCGATCTGCGCCGACGTCCGTGGGGCGAACGGGTCGTCGGGACCTGGCCGGTTCGCTACAGGGAGGAGCTGACATCCGACCACGACTACGAGCTCATCGTGGTGAGCGTGTCGCACCATCGCCTCGCCGAGGCTGCAGACTTCCTGGCCCCGCGCATTGGCAACGCGACGGTTCTGATCTTCGGCAACCTCTGGGCGGAACCTTTGGAGGCCGTCGCTCCCCTCCCGGCGGATCGGCTCGCATGGGGATTCCCCGGAGCCGGGGGCGGCTTTGGAAAAGATGACGTGCTGCGCGTGGGGCTCAGTCCGACCGTCGTATTCGGTACCCTGGGCCAGCCTCCGACTCCTCGCGAACAGGCGGTGCGGCGTGTGTTCCGGGGGGCAGGATTCTCGATCTCGGAACAATCGGACATCCGCGGTTGGTTGTGGATCCATTTCGCTTTCAACGCGGGGATGCACTCTCAGGGCGTGCGGCTGGGGTCGCTGTCGCACCTCATCGGTGCACCCAAAGATCTGCGCGACGCGTTGCTCGTGGCGCGCGAGATGCTTCCCGTCGTCCAGAAGCGAGGCATTGACCTCGATCGGCATCGCATGGCCGTTCTGCCATTCCGAATGCCGGCCGGCATGACAGCCGCGGTGATGTCATGGCTGATCAACCACATCAAGGCCCTGCGCACGAACCTGGAGGCGCAGTCTGATCCAACCGCCGAAGAGCCGCGTGCGATCTGTCGAGACGCCCTCGCCGACTCGCGCCGGTTCGGCGTACCGGTGCCACGCCTTGAGGCCGCAGAGAAATATTTCACTGCAGAGTAG
- a CDS encoding TetR/AcrR family transcriptional regulator has product MSKRGMMVEGKPLRADARRNRDALISKGREIFAAGDESVRFDDFANLAGVGTGTLYRHFPTRESLAAAVYEAEVSTLCELARTLRNALPAGEALTTMLRRWVDHVDADHTLARRLAALLTAAPDQMVRGGRELEQAIAELVADGVGAGVVRDDVPAGAVMMALHGIGAAHDRPEWRAEADSVITLIIDGLARRP; this is encoded by the coding sequence TTGTCAAAGCGAGGAATGATGGTCGAAGGCAAGCCGCTGCGCGCGGACGCTCGTCGGAACAGGGATGCCCTGATCTCCAAGGGCCGGGAGATCTTCGCCGCCGGCGATGAGAGCGTTCGCTTCGATGATTTCGCCAATCTGGCCGGTGTCGGCACTGGCACGCTGTATCGGCACTTTCCGACGAGGGAGTCTCTCGCCGCCGCGGTGTACGAGGCAGAGGTCTCAACGCTGTGCGAACTGGCCCGCACACTCCGGAACGCCCTGCCCGCCGGGGAAGCACTGACAACCATGCTCCGACGCTGGGTGGACCACGTCGATGCCGATCACACTCTCGCGCGCAGGCTTGCCGCATTGCTGACTGCAGCCCCCGACCAGATGGTGCGCGGTGGTCGCGAGCTGGAGCAGGCCATCGCCGAGTTGGTCGCCGATGGGGTCGGTGCGGGTGTCGTGCGCGACGACGTTCCAGCGGGAGCGGTCATGATGGCCCTACACGGCATCGGCGCGGCTCACGACCGACCCGAGTGGCGTGCCGAAGCCGACAGCGTCATCACCTTGATCATCGACGGCCTGGCCCGGAGGCCCTAA
- a CDS encoding LCP family protein, whose product MSQSDARARRGRSTIARHGRLRKRGPVGTIVKVLASTVAVVVVSSVAVVGYAAWDLSRSAKPVIHLVGEKTSGPVPDIGTYPGGVNLLLAGVDTRTGQGGNYGSLADSSGPGNNDVTMLLHVAADHKSATVVSFPRDLMVPIPECPDGQGGMLSARSKSQFNTTLAEGGLACTVLAVQSLVDDAITIPFAADIKFNGVIAMANAVGGVQVCVASRIDDDLVDPELHMDPGTYTLKGAQALSFLRTREGVGDGSDLGRISNQQVYLSALVRTVKDGGTLTNPAKVWGVANAALKNMEFSASLNNLTTVYQIAMLLKDIDLDKMVFVQYPVFADPDDSNRVVPDYDSAAVLFNALKNDRPIQLGGTVGRGAVVSTNAPTVPDASATTAPPTGSTTSPPSTTSTSTAAPDGTAVTLPDNIQGQSASTTTCSKGN is encoded by the coding sequence GTGAGCCAATCCGATGCGCGTGCACGTCGAGGGCGGTCCACGATCGCCCGCCACGGGCGCTTGCGTAAGCGCGGCCCGGTGGGCACCATCGTGAAGGTACTCGCCTCCACGGTTGCCGTGGTTGTGGTGAGCTCGGTCGCCGTGGTCGGCTACGCGGCGTGGGATCTGTCGCGATCCGCCAAGCCGGTGATTCATCTCGTGGGGGAGAAGACATCAGGCCCGGTGCCCGACATTGGCACGTACCCCGGAGGCGTGAACCTGTTGCTCGCCGGCGTGGACACCCGCACGGGGCAGGGAGGGAACTACGGCAGCCTGGCCGACAGCTCCGGACCGGGAAACAACGATGTGACCATGTTGTTGCACGTCGCCGCCGACCATAAATCGGCAACCGTCGTCAGCTTTCCCCGAGACCTGATGGTGCCGATTCCTGAGTGTCCCGATGGACAGGGCGGCATGCTCTCGGCCCGCTCCAAGTCGCAGTTCAACACGACGCTCGCCGAGGGCGGTCTGGCGTGCACCGTGCTTGCCGTGCAGTCGCTTGTTGATGACGCCATCACGATTCCGTTCGCGGCCGACATCAAGTTCAACGGTGTCATCGCCATGGCAAATGCGGTCGGTGGTGTGCAGGTGTGCGTCGCTTCCCGTATCGATGACGATCTGGTCGATCCCGAGCTGCACATGGACCCGGGAACATACACGCTCAAGGGCGCCCAGGCGCTTTCTTTCCTTCGTACTCGAGAAGGGGTGGGTGACGGCAGCGATCTGGGCCGCATCAGCAACCAGCAGGTGTACCTTTCCGCACTGGTGCGTACGGTCAAAGATGGCGGAACGCTCACCAACCCCGCAAAGGTGTGGGGAGTAGCGAACGCGGCGCTGAAGAACATGGAGTTCTCGGCAAGCCTGAACAACCTCACCACGGTGTACCAGATCGCGATGCTGCTCAAAGACATCGATCTCGACAAGATGGTGTTTGTGCAGTATCCGGTCTTCGCTGACCCGGATGACAGCAACCGGGTCGTTCCGGACTACGACTCCGCAGCCGTGCTGTTCAACGCGCTGAAGAACGACCGGCCCATCCAGCTCGGTGGAACCGTGGGTCGCGGAGCCGTCGTCAGCACGAATGCGCCGACGGTGCCGGATGCTTCCGCCACGACCGCGCCTCCCACCGGCTCGACGACGAGCCCACCGAGCACGACGAGCACCTCGACGGCCGCACCGGACGGAACGGCCGTGACCCTTCCCGACAACATTCAGGGGCAGTCCGCGAGTACGACAACGTGTTCGAAGGGCAACTAG
- a CDS encoding tyrosine-type recombinase/integrase, with product MSALAPLLEAFFTDRLIGQRDASPNTISGYRDTFRLLLRFAAERTSKKPSVLDIADLDAPLIGAFLTHLEHERGNRARTRNNRLAAIHSLFSYAALRHPEHAATIQRVLAIPAKRYERRLVTWLTGTELDALLAAPDRTTWAGRRDHAMLVLAGQTGLRISELTGLTIDDVHLQAGAYVHCLGKGRKERATPLTPHTVEVLRVWLRERGGTDTDPLFPTRTGSRLSRDAVEHRLARHLNAARMTCPSLRTKHVGMHTLRHTAAMRLLESGTDVTIIALWLGHEQPATTTQIYLHADMSQKQKAIARVAPPGTPPGHYRPPDPLLAFLEAL from the coding sequence ATGAGCGCCCTCGCGCCCCTGTTAGAAGCGTTCTTCACCGACCGGCTGATAGGCCAACGCGACGCCAGCCCTAACACGATCAGCGGCTACCGGGACACGTTCCGGCTGCTGCTTCGCTTCGCCGCCGAGCGCACCAGCAAAAAGCCCAGCGTGTTGGACATCGCCGATCTCGACGCACCGCTGATCGGCGCGTTCCTGACTCATCTCGAACACGAACGGGGCAACCGGGCTCGCACCCGCAACAACCGGCTCGCCGCGATCCATTCGCTGTTCAGCTACGCCGCGCTGCGACATCCGGAACACGCCGCAACGATCCAGCGGGTACTGGCGATCCCGGCCAAACGCTACGAGCGCCGACTGGTGACCTGGCTGACCGGGACCGAACTGGACGCGCTACTGGCCGCACCCGACCGGACCACCTGGGCCGGGCGACGCGACCACGCCATGCTGGTACTGGCCGGCCAGACCGGACTACGGATCTCCGAACTGACTGGGCTGACTATCGACGACGTTCACCTTCAAGCCGGCGCCTACGTGCACTGCCTCGGCAAAGGCCGCAAAGAACGCGCAACACCGCTGACACCCCACACCGTCGAAGTGTTGCGAGTCTGGTTACGCGAACGCGGCGGCACCGACACAGACCCGCTGTTTCCCACCCGCACTGGAAGCCGCCTGAGTCGCGACGCGGTCGAACACCGCCTGGCCCGTCACCTCAACGCCGCACGCATGACCTGTCCTTCTCTGAGGACCAAACACGTCGGGATGCACACGCTGCGTCACACAGCCGCGATGCGGCTGCTCGAATCAGGCACCGACGTCACGATCATCGCGCTCTGGCTCGGCCACGAGCAGCCCGCCACCACCACCCAGATCTACCTACACGCCGATATGAGTCAGAAACAAAAAGCGATCGCTCGCGTCGCCCCACCGGGCACGCCTCCCGGCCACTACCGGCCACCCGATCCCCTACTCGCCTTCCTGGAGGCCCTGTGA
- a CDS encoding tyrosine-type recombinase/integrase, with product MNAVLAEHVADYLRLRRALGFKLARPGQVLPHFLAYLEAIGAQAVTVEAAIAWTRLSVGASPVTLSHRLGAVRGFARYLATIDPATQIPPCGLFGKQQRHVPYIYSAEQIIRLLAATGQLRPQLRAITYQTLFGLLATTGMRVGEALAMTVPDVDLGTGVLLLRHAKFDRDRLVPLHPSVTSALADYICHRDRLAPTGRANTLFVSGTGGPVSTNMVDVAFASLLAPAGLPTAPGKRPRVHDLRHSFVVNTLIGWQRDGADITGRLPVLSTYLGHVSPASTYWYFSAVPELMQLAAAGLDRRFGA from the coding sequence ATGAACGCCGTACTGGCCGAGCACGTCGCTGACTACCTGCGGCTGCGCCGGGCGTTGGGGTTCAAACTGGCCCGCCCCGGTCAGGTGCTACCGCACTTCCTCGCCTACCTGGAGGCTATCGGCGCTCAGGCCGTTACCGTCGAGGCGGCGATCGCCTGGACACGGCTATCGGTCGGGGCGAGCCCGGTGACCTTGTCGCACCGGCTCGGCGCGGTGCGCGGGTTCGCCCGTTACCTTGCCACCATCGACCCGGCGACTCAGATCCCGCCGTGCGGGCTGTTCGGCAAGCAGCAACGCCACGTGCCCTACATCTACTCTGCCGAGCAAATCATCCGGCTGCTGGCCGCTACCGGGCAGTTGCGCCCGCAACTACGCGCGATCACCTACCAGACACTGTTCGGCCTGCTGGCGACCACCGGCATGCGGGTCGGTGAAGCGCTGGCCATGACCGTGCCGGACGTGGACCTGGGCACCGGCGTGTTGCTGTTGCGGCACGCTAAGTTCGACCGGGACCGGCTCGTGCCGTTACACCCGAGCGTCACCAGCGCACTGGCCGACTACATCTGCCACCGCGACCGGTTGGCCCCCACAGGGCGTGCGAACACGTTGTTCGTATCCGGCACCGGGGGTCCGGTGAGCACCAACATGGTGGATGTCGCCTTCGCATCTCTGCTCGCTCCAGCTGGCTTGCCGACCGCGCCCGGGAAACGGCCTCGTGTTCATGACCTCAGACACAGTTTCGTGGTGAACACTCTCATCGGCTGGCAACGCGACGGCGCCGATATCACCGGCCGTCTTCCCGTGCTGTCGACCTATCTGGGTCATGTCAGCCCAGCCAGTACCTACTGGTACTTCTCCGCAGTGCCGGAGTTGATGCAGTTGGCCGCTGCCGGCCTGGACCGTCGGTTCGGGGCCTGA
- a CDS encoding site-specific integrase, with amino-acid sequence MSKPKSKVITVQVVGPLEPYAGQLMGVLAVRGYAPLTRVPHLQVMTHLSKWMAARQLAVAELTAAQVDEYLGQRRRGGYVAFCTRTSLAPLLEVLASAGAPLDEPDPPVSAVDALLDGYARFLLQERGLAASTISAYALRSRRFLQGHGHGADLSAVDTAAVTHAVLAEADTVSAGSAQFFAVALRSFLRYCYLTGVIDTDLSAASLAVTGRRRSVLPQGISTTDARALLKVCDRHTADGCRDYAVILLLMRLGLRACEVAVLRLEDIDWRTGQVTIHGKGKRLDGLPLPVEVGEAIAAYLRHARPPETALREVFLRSIAPRAALTREAVGCLVRRASIRAGLTPLGPHRLRHALACDMVAAGVPLQQIGQVLRHADTTSTSIYARVDVERLRTVASPWPLGGTR; translated from the coding sequence ATGTCCAAGCCGAAGAGCAAAGTCATCACGGTGCAAGTGGTGGGCCCGTTGGAGCCATACGCGGGACAGCTGATGGGGGTGCTGGCTGTTCGTGGTTATGCGCCGTTGACGCGGGTGCCGCATTTGCAGGTGATGACTCACCTGAGTAAGTGGATGGCGGCGCGGCAACTCGCGGTGGCGGAACTGACAGCGGCGCAGGTTGATGAATACCTGGGCCAGCGGCGCAGGGGTGGCTATGTCGCGTTTTGCACCCGGACCAGTCTGGCACCGTTGCTGGAGGTACTCGCCTCAGCCGGCGCACCGCTTGACGAGCCAGATCCGCCGGTCTCGGCGGTCGACGCGCTGCTGGATGGTTACGCGCGGTTCTTGCTCCAAGAACGCGGGCTGGCGGCCTCGACGATTTCGGCCTACGCGCTTCGGTCTCGGCGATTCCTTCAGGGACACGGTCACGGCGCGGACCTGTCGGCGGTGGATACCGCGGCGGTGACCCACGCCGTGTTGGCTGAGGCCGACACGGTCTCGGCCGGTTCGGCGCAGTTCTTCGCGGTCGCGCTGCGGTCCTTCCTGCGTTATTGCTACCTGACTGGTGTGATCGATACCGATCTGTCCGCGGCGTCGTTGGCGGTGACCGGGCGGCGCCGGTCGGTCTTGCCGCAGGGCATCAGCACAACTGATGCTCGGGCGTTGCTGAAAGTGTGTGATCGGCACACCGCGGACGGGTGCCGTGACTACGCGGTCATCCTGCTACTGATGCGGTTGGGATTGCGTGCTTGCGAGGTCGCCGTGCTACGGCTGGAGGACATCGACTGGCGCACCGGGCAGGTCACAATCCACGGCAAGGGGAAACGGCTGGACGGGTTGCCGTTACCGGTCGAGGTCGGTGAGGCGATCGCCGCCTACCTGCGTCATGCCCGGCCGCCGGAGACGGCGCTGCGGGAGGTGTTTCTGCGCAGCATCGCCCCCAGGGCCGCACTGACACGCGAGGCGGTGGGATGCTTGGTGCGCCGGGCCAGTATCCGCGCCGGCTTGACCCCGCTCGGGCCGCACCGGCTGCGGCATGCGCTGGCCTGCGACATGGTCGCCGCCGGGGTGCCGTTGCAGCAGATCGGGCAGGTTCTTCGGCACGCCGATACCACCAGCACCAGCATTTACGCCCGTGTCGATGTTGAACGATTGCGCACCGTGGCGTCGCCCTGGCCGCTCGGGGGCACACGATGA
- a CDS encoding L-rhamnose mutarotase, whose protein sequence is MAMRHFCFQLQVKPGHFAAYRAAHAAVWPDMLKALQETGWHNYSIFMREDGLLIGYFEAEDLQANLDGMAATEVNARWQASMADHFVDLDVPVDQAFQYLDEVFNLDDQLGQS, encoded by the coding sequence ATGGCGATGAGACACTTCTGCTTCCAGCTTCAGGTGAAGCCCGGGCATTTCGCTGCCTACCGGGCCGCGCACGCTGCGGTCTGGCCAGACATGCTCAAGGCACTTCAAGAGACCGGCTGGCACAACTACTCGATCTTCATGCGCGAGGACGGCCTGCTCATCGGCTACTTCGAGGCCGAAGACCTGCAAGCGAACCTCGACGGCATGGCAGCGACCGAGGTTAACGCTCGCTGGCAGGCATCGATGGCCGACCATTTCGTCGACCTCGACGTTCCCGTCGACCAGGCCTTCCAGTATCTCGACGAAGTATTCAACCTCGACGACCAGCTCGGGCAGTCGTAA
- a CDS encoding L-fucose/L-arabinose isomerase family protein, protein MLPQKRRRQTRIGLVAGGLAAYWPQFPELLPQLQESSRYVTSRFNALDAEVIDAGFVSDAQEANIAAEKLRVADCDLIVIFLTTYLTSSMVLPIAQRTKTPVLVIDLQPTEAMDHANFDTGKWLAYCGQCPVPEVANVFKRAGIPFRSVSGHLKQESAWTRITQWVHAAGVRATLRNARHGLMGHVYPGMLDVSTDLTLVSTQFGSHVEVLEFDDLRVRVDKVTDAQVAERVALARSVFTIDPSVKEEDFTWGARVSVGLDRMVDDFDLDSAAYYHRGLGGELHERLGAGMILGASLLTAQGIPFVGEYELRTSLALLAAHTIGAGGSFTEIQALNFNDNVVEMGHDGPAHLAVSERDPLLRGLGVYHGKRGYGVSVEFDVKRGPVTTFGIGQDRDGSFVFITSEGVVTPGPLLAIGNTTSRVGFGGDPGEWVDEWSQTGIGHHWALCVGHRAADIRAAASLLGIEHRHVDMNRLDQWR, encoded by the coding sequence TTGCTTCCGCAGAAGCGGCGCCGCCAGACCCGGATCGGCCTTGTTGCCGGAGGGCTAGCTGCCTACTGGCCTCAGTTTCCTGAGCTCCTCCCGCAGTTGCAGGAGTCGAGCCGTTATGTCACCTCCCGGTTCAATGCCCTCGACGCCGAGGTAATCGACGCCGGCTTCGTCTCCGATGCGCAGGAGGCCAACATCGCAGCAGAGAAGCTGCGGGTCGCAGATTGCGATCTCATCGTCATCTTTCTCACCACCTACCTGACATCCTCGATGGTGTTGCCCATCGCGCAGCGCACCAAAACCCCGGTGCTGGTCATCGACCTGCAGCCGACCGAGGCGATGGATCACGCCAACTTCGATACCGGCAAATGGCTCGCATACTGCGGGCAGTGCCCGGTGCCGGAGGTTGCGAACGTGTTCAAGCGAGCCGGGATCCCGTTCCGTTCCGTCTCGGGCCACCTGAAACAGGAATCAGCGTGGACCCGGATCACCCAGTGGGTGCACGCAGCCGGAGTCCGCGCGACTCTGCGAAACGCCCGCCACGGCCTGATGGGTCACGTGTATCCGGGGATGCTGGATGTCTCCACCGACCTGACTCTCGTCTCGACCCAGTTCGGTTCCCACGTCGAAGTTCTCGAGTTCGATGACCTCCGCGTTCGGGTGGACAAAGTCACCGATGCCCAGGTTGCCGAGCGCGTCGCCCTGGCCCGGTCAGTATTCACCATCGACCCGTCCGTCAAGGAGGAAGACTTCACCTGGGGCGCCCGCGTTTCGGTTGGCCTTGACCGGATGGTGGATGACTTCGACCTCGACTCTGCCGCGTACTACCACCGCGGACTCGGCGGGGAACTGCACGAACGCCTCGGCGCCGGCATGATCCTCGGAGCTTCACTCCTCACCGCCCAGGGAATCCCGTTCGTCGGTGAATACGAGCTCCGCACCAGCCTTGCCCTGCTCGCCGCGCACACCATCGGCGCCGGTGGATCATTTACCGAGATCCAGGCCCTCAACTTCAACGACAACGTCGTAGAGATGGGCCACGACGGACCAGCTCACCTCGCCGTTTCCGAACGCGACCCGCTGCTGCGCGGCCTCGGCGTTTATCACGGCAAGCGCGGTTACGGCGTCTCGGTCGAGTTCGACGTGAAACGGGGCCCGGTCACCACCTTCGGCATCGGACAGGACCGCGATGGCAGCTTCGTGTTCATCACGAGTGAGGGTGTCGTGACCCCCGGCCCACTGCTGGCGATCGGCAACACGACATCCCGCGTTGGCTTCGGGGGCGATCCCGGCGAGTGGGTCGACGAATGGTCCCAGACCGGAATCGGCCATCACTGGGCCCTCTGCGTCGGGCATCGGGCCGCCGACATCCGCGCAGCTGCGTCCCTGCTCGGAATCGAACACCGCCACGTCGACATGAATCGGCTGGACCAATGGCGATGA
- a CDS encoding IS3 family transposase (programmed frameshift) — translation MNRRYSPEMRERALRMLAESRGDHPNLMSAIRHVAGLLGMSPETLRLWQRRYEVDAGVKPGVTTEAVAEIKRLQRENAELRKANEILKAASIFFAKGARPPLDEMIRFITEHRDRFGVELICQVLRPAVRGFLTSRGYRAAAGRTPSARQLRDDLLVPEIARLHAENYGVYGRRKMHALMRRQGWVIGRDQVERLMREAGVRGVRKSKKVFTTKSDPALQRPQDLVNRRFTAEGPRRLWVCDVTYVATWSGVAYVAFVTDVYSRRIVGWNVAATLRAEILPLQALDMAAWDAGGDLTGLTHHSDHGSNYMAMVYTDRIVELGAVPSTGTVGDSYDNALAEAINNLYKTELIRQQGPWRTVEQVELATLEYVWWWNNQRLHGELDMRTPLEVEQAYYADLEPAQPDLAGPGSQ, via the exons ATGAACAGAAGATATTCGCCGGAGATGCGTGAGCGTGCGCTGCGGATGCTCGCGGAGTCTCGGGGCGATCACCCGAATCTGATGAGCGCGATTCGCCACGTGGCTGGCCTGCTGGGGATGAGTCCGGAGACGTTGCGGCTGTGGCAGCGGCGCTACGAGGTTGATGCCGGTGTGAAGCCCGGGGTCACGACCGAAGCCGTTGCGGAGATCAAGCGTCTCCAGCGAGAAAACGCTGAGCTGCGGAAGGCCAACGAGATTTTGAAGGCCGCGAGCATATTTTTCGCGA AAGGAGCTCGACCGCCCCTCGACGAGATGATCCGGTTCATCACTGAGCACCGGGATCGTTTCGGGGTCGAGCTCATCTGCCAGGTCCTTCGCCCGGCAGTGAGAGGATTCCTGACCTCACGCGGCTATCGTGCTGCTGCGGGCAGGACGCCGTCCGCGCGGCAGCTGCGTGACGATCTCCTGGTGCCAGAGATCGCTCGCCTTCATGCGGAGAACTACGGCGTCTATGGGCGCCGGAAGATGCATGCCTTGATGCGCAGGCAAGGATGGGTGATCGGCCGAGACCAGGTCGAGCGACTCATGCGAGAAGCCGGTGTTCGCGGGGTGCGCAAGTCGAAGAAGGTGTTCACGACGAAGTCCGACCCAGCGCTGCAGCGGCCGCAGGACCTCGTCAACCGCCGCTTCACCGCCGAGGGTCCGCGGCGGCTCTGGGTCTGCGACGTGACCTATGTCGCGACGTGGTCAGGGGTTGCGTATGTCGCGTTCGTCACTGATGTCTACTCGCGCCGCATCGTGGGTTGGAACGTCGCAGCGACCCTGCGGGCAGAGATCCTGCCGCTGCAAGCGCTCGATATGGCCGCCTGGGACGCCGGCGGCGACCTGACCGGCCTCACCCATCACTCGGACCACGGATCGAACTACATGGCGATGGTCTACACCGACCGGATCGTCGAACTCGGAGCGGTGCCCTCCACGGGAACCGTCGGCGACTCATACGATAACGCCCTCGCTGAGGCGATCAACAACCTTTACAAGACGGAGTTGATCCGCCAGCAGGGTCCGTGGCGCACAGTCGAACAGGTCGAGCTCGCCACCCTCGAATACGTGTGGTGGTGGAACAATCAGCGCCTTCACGGCGAACTCGACATGCGCACCCCGCTCGAAGTCGAGCAGGCGTACTACGCTGACCTCGAACCAGCCCAACCGGATCTTGCCGGACCAGGCTCCCAATAG
- a CDS encoding DUF4190 domain-containing protein — protein MTAPEKTVAVEPATAPRSASRLLATQISTGIAVVLAPAGYFAIFRSQELFHLGGSGLMLAAFWIAALLLIAGWVIAAVARPVKIRALAFLVGAIVVALPLYTFVADMIDFRPALFFVSVIAQALALSGWLIVRQRPGRAFAALPILILSAGAALSPRVDVGWAILVLVPSVAAWVAFLIGRGDGAAERRAAAMTAAQASRVEVNAQAIRDWQAAYELANPGQPIPVIQPNFLPSATAPLQTDRTNTLAVLAFIFGIFGGYLAIVFGHIAKSQIKRTGERGSGLSTAGLVLGYAWVVGTVVFWAVFAILVSTH, from the coding sequence GTGACCGCACCCGAGAAAACCGTCGCTGTGGAGCCTGCAACGGCTCCACGATCCGCATCTCGCCTCCTGGCGACTCAAATCAGTACCGGAATCGCAGTGGTACTCGCACCGGCAGGCTATTTCGCCATCTTCAGGTCTCAGGAACTGTTTCACCTCGGCGGCAGCGGGTTGATGCTGGCTGCGTTTTGGATTGCCGCGCTCTTGCTGATCGCAGGCTGGGTAATCGCGGCAGTCGCCCGGCCCGTGAAAATTCGCGCTCTTGCTTTCCTTGTTGGCGCGATAGTCGTCGCGCTGCCCCTGTACACATTCGTCGCTGACATGATCGACTTTCGGCCAGCGCTGTTCTTCGTCAGCGTGATTGCACAAGCATTGGCACTGTCTGGATGGCTCATCGTCCGACAGCGCCCGGGGCGCGCCTTCGCTGCCCTCCCGATCCTCATCCTTTCGGCCGGAGCCGCGCTCAGCCCACGGGTTGACGTTGGATGGGCCATCCTTGTCCTTGTTCCGTCCGTGGCTGCTTGGGTCGCGTTTCTTATCGGCCGAGGTGATGGCGCTGCCGAGAGGCGCGCGGCGGCGATGACGGCCGCGCAAGCCTCGCGAGTCGAAGTCAACGCACAGGCGATCCGAGACTGGCAGGCCGCCTACGAGCTGGCTAATCCCGGACAGCCAATCCCCGTCATACAGCCCAACTTCCTGCCGAGCGCCACTGCGCCGCTGCAGACTGACCGCACGAACACGCTCGCCGTGCTCGCGTTCATTTTTGGCATCTTCGGTGGCTACCTCGCGATCGTCTTCGGTCACATCGCCAAATCTCAAATCAAGCGCACAGGTGAGCGAGGATCCGGCCTTTCCACCGCCGGTCTCGTTCTCGGGTATGCGTGGGTGGTTGGGACTGTCGTGTTCTGGGCCGTGTTTGCGATTCTTGTGTCGACGCACTGA
- a CDS encoding DUF4190 domain-containing protein translates to MISVYQLAILLFIVLAVALPIVFVVRASRRRGRAIESGELVLQDKTSVLSIVAFVIVFFGAIPGIILGHVALSQLKKTNEKGWGLAVAALWIGYAALGLTVALVTAGFIAALSQHS, encoded by the coding sequence GTGATCTCGGTCTACCAGTTAGCGATTTTGCTGTTTATCGTCCTAGCTGTCGCCCTACCGATAGTTTTCGTCGTTCGAGCTTCGCGCCGACGAGGTCGGGCGATCGAGAGTGGTGAGCTTGTGCTGCAGGACAAGACCAGCGTGCTGTCAATCGTGGCGTTCGTTATCGTCTTCTTCGGAGCGATCCCCGGGATCATTCTTGGGCATGTGGCACTCTCTCAGCTAAAAAAGACAAACGAGAAGGGCTGGGGTCTTGCGGTAGCGGCACTATGGATCGGATACGCCGCACTTGGATTGACCGTCGCGCTCGTCACCGCAGGATTCATAGCGGCACTGAGCCAGCACTCTTAG